One Acropora palmata chromosome 2, jaAcrPala1.3, whole genome shotgun sequence genomic window, CTTCCAAATTGAATCCCATTTGGTGCCATCCCTCAGGACTTGGCTGTAACTGCTCGCCGAACTCGCGATACACTTCTTTCTGGTCCGTAACCGTAGGGTCTTGCAGCCCAAGCACGTCCAAGCGGCAGAGGCTTTCGTGACCTGCTTGGGATGGTTATGTCAACAGCATTTTGCACAGATCTGTCTCGCTCCCAGGGACATTATGGTCCAACCAAATCTTGTCTTTTCTATGACAGGCTCTCCTGGTCTTTCAATTCTTGGACCTCGCTCGGTTTTGATCCGGGAAAACTCACTAGCCTCAAGGATAACGTGAACAGGTAGCATGGGTTTTGTGTTCTCGTCTAacattttcattccttttagATGGTAATAGCAGTCTAGCATCTCCCGGTACTTTGGATTTTCGAGTTCCAGTAATGTAGTTTCTCAACGCGAGTGACTTCCACCGTTAACTGGAAATCTCCTTCAAGACCTTCATATGTGTGAGCCCTACATCACGGGTGGCCACGCCGTTATTTGCCGGCTTAGGGTCGGTCCATATAGCAAAAAAACTGTGACCTCGGTCttcaaaatgcattttccCAGTTCTTTCGGAAATTGTgcagtttgttgttgttgaaatagtTATCCTATTTTAATATTAAGTATAGAGCGTGACAACGAAGAACTCGCTACACTGCTGTCACGCCGGTCTGACCTCTTGTTCATAAATTCAACCAATTCTACAAATTTCCTGCGAAAAGATTTTCATGAATATCACAAAACAGCATCTATTTTTCCGCGATCGAGTGTCTTAAAAAATTGCACATGGAGgaaaggaaggaaggaagaaaattcaaacaacaattaatgcaccagtcatttgaaacccccaCAATCCCCCATGCGGACCTTTGTGGTGGATTACTAAAACTAGTTCAGTACTGTTTCACAGATTCAGTGCGTGCTATTTGTTCTCTTATATCTATTAATCAGTAAAGTGCTGTTACACTGTACTGCTGTAGCCAAATACCACTGATTTTTTTACATATACTGTTTTGCACAAGACTGAAGTCAGATTGCAGATAACATGATCCTTTTACTCTTGAGGagtgaattatttctttttaaaaatgatgGGTTGCAGTCATGTGCATGTGCTCTATCACAGATGGGTACTTCACTGTATCATGGGTGGGAGGAAATTAGAAAGACAAACAACCAATACCCATATATCCGATGCAATGTCACTTAATGAAATAGGAATTGGGCGGTCAAAGATGTGCCAAGTTTTTACTCTTTCCATATATCGCTCCACATGAGACTGGCAATTTGCTTGTTATGCTCTGCCTCCTCTTGAGAAAACTGTCTTTTACCTGAGTGGAAGTGTGGTAAAACAAGACGTCCTGCAACAGCTGCCAGTTCATCTCTGATAGTGAATCCCTTGTCAGCCATTACACAATCCCCTCTTTTGGAGGTAACCTGACCTTTCGACTATGTCTGGATCACTTATTGAGCCACAATATAATTCACTTGTGAAGGACACTACTCCATTTGGTGTAATACCTATCAGTGCTTTCATTGTGGTTCTTGATTTGTAACTGGAatagcaaaaaacaaaaataacaaagcttcttgaaaattggaggcatgtaatgaaaaatttgcTCTTTAGAAGGCCAATGTATGCGTATGGATTCCAGTTCTGCTCTCATAAACCTGATCCATGTTCTGCAAATGCTAGAAACTGTGGACACAGCAACACGAAATCTTTCTGCCAAATCTTTCTCTAATAGTCCAAGTCTGAGTCTCATGGACACTAATGTAAACTCTTCCCACAATGTAAGCTTCTTCTTTGTCCCTGGCCTACGTTTGTTTGGATCAAAGTTTGGTCTTGACATAACTGCTGCTTTGTCCTTTAACAAATTGAAGCAAAACAGCATCACATCACAACTTGGAAATCCAGTAAAGAATGCAACATCATCGTCACTATCCTTGTGTTCGTCTATGTCAAActttggctttgttttaagCTGCCTAAGCTCTTTTTCCAAACACTTCATTCACTTGTTTTCGCAATTCTTCTATTTCATGAGTCATTTTAACCTGAGTGGCACTTTGGTCTGAACCTTCgaagtcattttcttttccctgaAGCTCTGTCGTACTACTATCAACCACATCGAGGTCGTCTTGAAGCAGTTTATCAACATTGTTGACAAGATCGTTTACCACTTCCCTGATCTCGCATAAATCTACTTCTGGTGGTTTATTCTCTTCTGGGGTATCAAAGATCAGCTTTCTCCTCTTGTTCATGTCTATATCATGCTTGAAAATAATCCTCCGCCTCTTTGGACTCTTAAGACTGGACAAGGGAAAAATTGTAGGAAGCTGATTTCTGGACATTCTTTCTCCCTTCGAGAAATGAGCTCCACATATCCTTGTTCTTGTTGAGTCTTCTTTTAGATTTACGTTTCTAATCAGCCTCTTGTATTCTTTACGAACTTCCTTATCTTTTGGAATCGTATGAAATTTCAAACCAGGAGAATTTCGCCAACTATTAGAGCAGTTAGGAACACAGCAATTATACTTCACCATGATGAGAACGATAAACAAAGCTGGTTTTCTCGCTTAACGTTCCCGAGGGTGTTATGTTTAGAGActaatcaagtgagctatgatcatcgcagttatgaacgcaatttaagtaattgcgtatagaagcctgaaaaaatcaGGACTTAAAAATGatatggatttctagtttctaaagaaactgtggtgctgcgtcggtgggggagatcaaagcaaaagtttggttttatcaaaggagttgataaatgttgaattaccaccgtgacatatttagaaagctgacgtttcgagcgttagcccttcgtcagagcgaataaaggaattgtgggttgttgtggtttatatgagagtgtagaagagcgttgccattggtggaaatatggttgcatgaatttgtgaataaattagtggaatgagaggcgttcattaattccgtgtggagagagtgtacccagttgaaaaatgaatttttgttcgagatttttgcggctttctgtgttcccgtggtgtagggatagcccgcaaatagtcatgttgtggtgggagtgactgggaagattaaaatcattgtggcgcgcgactggtttggacacatctgtgttgttttgttctgcgtctcgtaggtgtccgccagtctcctccctgtttcccctatgtagattttcttgcatagcgtgcaggttatgcaatagatgacatttgttgtgatgcaggtgaaatggtcagtgattttaacggatcgattgggtcctgagatcttaaccgtgttagaaagaaagggacaagttttacatcgtgttcgtttgcatgtgaaggttcctggttggtcgttaaacttgaatgctaaactaagaaattgcctaagttttagtcgcgtttgaatgaaatgagtggtggtagagaaaacatgtgtttagtttcgggatcattgcggaggattttgaagttttttagaatgacatttttcatagcaaggttttgtggatagtaggtaagggtgaatggaattctgtcggtttctttgttctgtgaagtttgtagtgcggtctctcggtcgatttcttgggcgcggtgtttgcctgtgatTACAGctgagtcagggtagccgcgttttttgaaaaactggcacatttcctcgcatttgttgttaaagtcggtgtcgtcactgcagaggcgtctcaatCTGAgtaattgagagaatgggatggcatttttcacgtgttgtggatgagaggacgaatgtagcaagtagttatgagaatcagttggtttgtagtgtacgctagtggataaaccgttgtcgttgatagaaagtttaatgtcaaggaaagctaatgaattttcggaaattttccaggtgtattttagaatcggatgaaaagaattgactgagttaataaattggttaagttcttctctgctggatgaagtagcgccgacgcagtcctcgatgtagcgtttgtaaagatcaggttttggtccgtggtagttggagaaaaatttgtttatgatgaagcctacgaagaggttggcgtagctaggtcccattttggttcccattgcaaaaccgttgatttgtttgtagtagttgtcaccaaacgaaaaacagttgagtgtgagaaccagttcagctagacggagtaaggtttccgagctcggttttttgataggacgttgattaaaaaagtatttgagtgcttggaggccATCATTAttgggaattacagtgtataaagatgttatgtccatggtgaaaatgattttgttctcgcccgGGAAATTGAAATAacggaatatttcaagtgcgtagttgctgtctttgatatatgaaggaagtgatttgactatgggtgtcatgactttgtctaGATAGCTCGAGATAAGTTCAGTAGGGTAACTGCATGCTGAAACAATTGGATGGCCTGGGTTGTTggctttgtgaattttaggtttgaaataaatgcatgagGTCCTAGGAGTATTGATGATGAGATTTTCAGCGGTGACAggtagttcttgttttgttatgagttcttgaatggtgtctttgacaattttttggttggcgGAAGTTAGGTCTTTGTtgactttggtgtaaaaagttTGGTCCGAAAGTTGGCGAattgcttcttgttggtagAGGTCGGTGCGCCAAACGACTGTCGCGCCGCCTTTGTCGGCTGCTTTGATGACGAGGTCATTTCGGTTTTTGAGATTAATGAGGGCAGTCCATTCTTCTTTGGAAAGGTTGGAGAGTTTGGTGTTGCAATTGGATTTTAGTTTATGAACATCATGGCGGCATTTTCTGATGAAATAGTCTATTGATGCGAATTGGCCCTCTGGCGGAAtcctttttgattttttcgcgGTTAGTGTTTCAAAGgcatctttttctgtgttgtcagatttgtcttctttgttatggaaaaatgctttaagCTGAACGCGGCGAAGAAATTTTTCGACATCTTGTCTGGTAGTGAATTCGTCGCTTTTCTTGGATATGGGAACGAAGTTGAGGCCTTTGCTAAGAACAGATTTTTCAGCGTTTGAAAGTGGTAGGTTTTCTGGAATTGTGACTACGGTgtgatggttttggttttctaccaccactcatttaattcaaacgcgacaaaacttaggcaatttcttagttaggagcgcattcaagtttaacgaccaaccaggaacctaatctcgtacccagatctcactctgtcactggaaatgtgagatctggtaaagttggatttcgagcatgctcagtgccagcgaggcccgaaatacgggcttttctttcactgtgCATGTTCGCactctctgttgtgattttgggtgattttgcggaataaacatagatttcgagagtattcttgaagagattcttttgggtagaggagaaggaaattttaaacttaagccgaaacagaaagaagcgctacaacggtcgagattgtttaaaaattgtcggagCAACTGTAGAAtctttttgtaataaaaactatcgGGATGAGAAagcgacgtttcgaccgttcaacggtcattatcaagcaaagtgaagataaaaaCTTCCATAAGTACTAATTATatagtaaaacaaagaagtgaAGTGACAAAtgtaaaagcatgaaaatgtaaaaaacggggtattaaaaacaataagagCATACAAGAATAAGATAAAaggaaaactatttaaaaacttTCGCACGAATTGAATCACGTTGTACGTTGAGACTTGGTCTCAGTTCGTTAATAAAAAACATCTCATAGATGAGACAGTCAAACTTGCTGTTGCATTTTTTGAGTATGGTAAAATTTGTAGTGAGATCTTTCGGTGTCGAAGAATGTTTGTCACGGAAATGCTTGCCAATAGAAGAAGAAGTGTGTCTATGTTCGTCCACGCGTTGATGTAAGTGCCGTCATGTAAAGCCAACATAACCTGCATCGCACAGGTCACATTTAAATTGGTAAACAAGGGATTGTTGGTTTACAAGCGGCGGTTTGGCTTCGCGAAATTTCAGGTGTTGATTGATCTTCTGGCTGACAAACACAGGCTGGATGGTTTTGTGAATTTTCTGACTCAGATCATTGAGTTGTGTTCGTACAATATCAGCAGAGGCCTGGTCTTTAAACGGCAGGACAAGGCGGACAGGATCTTGCATGTTGGTAGCAGTTGGTAATCTAGAAGTTGGTTGATCAGATGCTTTATCAGCAATGAAGCGAGTGATAGTGGAATTAACCAACTTGTCTGGGTAATCCAGTCTGGAGAACACAATTTTAAGCCGATCACATTCCTCGGAAAAGTAGGACCAGTTGGAAGAGAGGCGGAAGGCACGGTCAAGCATAGTTTTCAATAAGCCGCGCTTGTAGCGATCGTCAACATGGCTCTTGTAATGAAGCAGAAGCCCAGTGTTTGTGGGTTTGAAGTAGGTTTTGGTCTGGATTTGAGTAGATTTATTCAGCAGTTGTATCCCAAGAAACGGAAGCATTCCGTCATTCTCGATCTCCATAGTGAACTTGAGGGAAGAATGACAATTGTTTAGAGtcacaagaaaattatcagCTGATAATTTGTCCGGCATAATAGTTAAAGTGTCGTCCACATATCTCCTATAGTAAGTGGGCATCTTGCCTTCACGCTCCAGGGTTTCCTCAATGCTACACATGAAAACATTGGCCAGTAAGGGTCCGAGGGGGGAGCCCATCGCGACACCGTCTGTCTGCTCGTAAAGTTGCCCGTTAAGTAGAAAAAGCTGAGACGAAGTCTCAACGTACAACGTGATTCAATTCGTGCGAaagtttttaaatagtttttcttttatcttattCTTGTATGctcttattgtttttaataccccgttttttacattttcatgcttttactTTTGTCACTtcacttctttgttttactatATAATTAGTACTTATggaaatttttatcttcactttgcttGATAACGACCGTTgaacggtcgaaacgtcgctTTCTCATCCCGAtagtttttattaaaaaatgtttttaaaaacctCTTCTTTTAACTGtagaatcactgaaacgagcgcttaggcttaattaataaacgagtgctattttcttcacactatctcgtgcaaagtgtagttagccaaaccgtaaattgaaagcgaaaatgttaaagagggtttaagcctaatcactgcaacgagcgctattttcttgacacgatctcgtgaaaaatgtaattaatctaaccctaaaattcacaattgatcactacttaattggcgagtcacgctttaagaacgagtaatactgttttgaataaattacatacttcaacttaaatttattagtttctgcgtaccgcgtagcaagctacgcagaactttattcgagtggcagggtacGTGGAGCTTTCGTCGGTACCATTTGCACAaacgtcgcaaatttttaaaatgattttcctttactgtaaagcttttccggcgtcggaaaaaacaaaactttcctccccacaactggtatttattcaaaacagcacacgagcttgcgaaaaccaaaccttcattACGTGCCGCGCGAAATAAGCTAATCGGAGCGTATATTGTATTGCCCGCTTCCTTTTTTCAGTGGCCAATGAAAGATGGTGTactgtcgaactttaccagatctcacatttccagtgacagagtgagatctgggtacgagattaccaggaaccttcacatgcaaacgaacacgatgtaaaacttgtccctttctttctaacacggttaagatctcaggacccaatcgatccgttaaaatcactgaccatttcacctgcatcacaacaaatgtcatctattgcataacctgcacgctatgcaagaaaatctacatagggaaacagggaggagactggcggaccgcttccgcgaacacctacgagacgcagaacaaaacaacacagatgtgtccaaaccagtcgcgcgtcATAAtgattttaatcttcccagtcactcccaccacaacatgactatttgcgggctatccctacaccacgggaacacagaaagccgcaaaaatctcgaacaaaaattcatttttcaactgggtacactctctccaaacggaattaatgaacgcctctcattccactaatttatcacaaattcatgtaaccatatttccaccaatggcaacgctcttctacactctcatataaaccacaacaacccacaattcctttattcgctcttaAAAATGGTTGGGGTTTTCACGAGGAAGATTATATTTCAGGTTGGTAATTTGAGGAGAGCAAGCGCGCAAATAAAGCAATTTGATTAATATGGTGGGAGACGGAGGAGATGGTCGAATGTACGTCCTTCTCGTTTTCATTACTGCATTTATGCGGTTGGCTCTCATCCGATGGAGGAGCCGATTTCAACAAAGGCTGCGATTGCTTATAATCAGAAGCAACAAGAGAAGAACAGAGGAGTGCTACTTTCAGTTACGGGGGAAAtttcataaaaagaaaatcgcTTGGGTTTTTGAAAGGCCACTGTTCTGTTTCGAGCATATGGTTTTAAACCCTTACGTAAATAATTGATTTGATGGGACGCTTCTTGGATCATAAAAGTGTTCGCTCTACGATCATCCATGTCGCGGTTTTGGATGCCGCAGAAGTTTCACGTcagaataaaaatgaataacCACAAACGACTCCCGATTGGCCGAAAGTAATGACCAACTCGCTTAAGCGACCTGGTTTAGTGGCttaaatttaatgagaatTCCACTGAAGTTTGCCGACTCGCTTAACTTTAAGCGAGTTGGAAAACAACTGTTTTCACGAGACTTCCACTTGTCACTCGCTAAGCGACCTGAAAAACTGCTCGTGAAAACACGACCAGAaagtattttgtttcaatcagACGCCACAAAAGTTCACTTGGTGTCATAACATAACAGTTATTGATTAGATGtattgcttaattaagctCTTCGGCAGCCTCACTTTTATTATAATCTTGAGGGGATTGTTTGAACAGCTTAAACGCTAGATTGGCCTAAATAATGGTGCCAATTCTTTTCATACTGAGGCATAAAAAGCTATTTCTTTTTGCGGAAGCCTTTAAAAACAAgcgaaaattcaaaatatcaatcgAAAGGACCAACCTACATCTTACAGTTATTATCTGTTGTAGAAATTAGActtttaaatgtatttttctgGGAAAGGAAAGCGGGATACGGGAAAATGGTGAAAAACGTGCGGGATTCTCGCGAAAAAGGGTTGGGAATGCGGGATAAGGACCCCCCCTTCCAGACCCTGGTGCCACGTGTCTTGTTTGACATCGCCCATTTTCGTTTGACACACCGCGTGTAGCCTGGCGAAACGTCAGCTAGGAGAGGTGACTGTTTTCACAGGcatgatttctctgtcttttttcatatttcagaaaataaaaatagtatcGGCCTTATGGTGTTCTTCGCATTAAAACTCTCACGAAAAGTCAAAGCTTGCTCTCTCGCTGAAAACAGGCcagcaaatatatttttgcaacCCAAGCTGATGTCAAGTCAATGCTAAGAATATGCTGTCAGAATCGCCACtcgaaaatttattgttagtttGGACTTGACATCAGTTtgagttgcaaaaatatatctgcTGGCCTGTTTTCAGCGAGAGAGCACGCTTTGACTTTTTTAATGCGAAGAACACGATAAGGCCGAGAAAATTCCACGCATGATTGTCAACGTGATAGTCACGCAACATCACATACGACCACCTACGCAAATATCACACAAACCGGTCGTATTAGGGTATCTTGTAGATGGTTTTGGGTCGTTGTGGTTAGTTTTGTTGGTagttgtaggtggttttgggtggttttgggtagttttggctggttttgttGGTGGTTATAGGGGTCGTTTTGGCTGATTTGGCTGCATGGTTCCGCGTTTTAGTAATTACGAAAGCAAATCTTAGAAGCAGACATATATGAGATTGTAGATCTGAAAGTGAAGGTAATTACTaaatctcaaagcaatctgtaatgaaaaatcaagtgtctatgcaaaagatTGATACTGTCGTAGCCGACGACAATGGTACTAATTTTTTGGGAACAACTGATAGACTCTGTTCAATCAGGGCTGTGTTATCACTTCAGCAGTCTTACAATTCGTATCTGTGatgatgagaaatttgtcaactgTAATGAGTTGACTACTGATGAgccaatagatgacattacaatCCACATGGAAACTccagaaataaaagacaagttACTAGTAGGGCAATATATTGCCATTGACATTAATTAGtcaacatcatgcattgcatgcaataaaattcaaccagttaaTAATGAGGAAGAGTTTGTCACTTGTGTCGTGATTTTGTACAATGTCGTTACGAAATAAGAGAATGTGTTCTAAAGAACATGTCGCCTACATGTGTCTTTTATTAAGTATTACAACGGAAATAGGTTAATGTTACACACGAGAAAGAAATCAATCGAGACAAAAGAGTAAAGCGAACTGATCTTCGGTGAGAATAATTTGTAAGAGAGAGAGCTTTTGTTGATCCAATTAAATCAGTTTAGGACACAGTGGCACCTCCGACGGGACAGGTTTTCAACCAGCGAGAGCGCTCGAGCAAGAGCAACGAACCAAGCAGTTGTAATCATGAAAAAGGAGACGACAGAATTGgacaagaaaataaagctACTCAAGCTGAAGATCGCTAACACAGAGGAAATCATCCCCAAACCAGACCGACAAGCCTTAGAGAGACTTCAGCTATCAATATCAAGTCTTGCGAGTGCGGTGGATGAATTAAAGTTAAAAATCGAGGAGGGGAAAATCGGCAAAGCCGAGAGCGAAGAAGAAATCGCGCTATGGGGTGAAGGAATTGAAGCCAATCTTGATAGAGCTGATAACACGACAAGAAGAATTCATGACGCGATAAAAGCGATAGACCTCGAAGAGCAAGAGCGAGAGGCGATGGAGAAACACAAGAAGAATATGGAGTTTGAGCGGCAACTACTAGAGCAAAGAGAAGAATTCGAGAAAGCACGCGAACACGAGAAAGCGGCCGCGCTTGAATCGGGAGCGGCAAAATCATCTGTGACGGCGAAAGTACCAAAGTTATCGATCGCAAAATAGGGCGGTAAAGTTGAAGATTGGCTACCCTTCTGGGAAAATTCAAGTCCGAAATAGACTCCTCAAACCTTGCAACGCTTACTAAATTGGGGTACTTGGAGGAGCTCCTCGAAAAGCACTTGAGGAACGACATAGAGGGATTGCCTTTCACAGATGACGGTTACGACAACGCAAAAGCAATTCTCGAAGCGGAATATGGGCAGAAAGGATCTCGGTTAAATCAAATCCAAAGCAAACAATGCCCACGCGTGTATTCAAAACCCATTCACAGCTAGAAACACGAACCGGAAACCAGCAATGTGTTTACAGCGAAGATCAAAATCATCGATCAGTCAACTGCGCAAAGGTCACCGAGACGGGGGAAAGGCGTAGGATACTTTCGGAGAAAAGGCTGTGCAATAACTGCACCGGCGGGAAGCATTGCGTGGATGATTGTAAAAGCAGATTACGATGCCAGAAATGTAGCCGCAAGCACCACACCTCCATTTGTAGCACCCGCGAAAATGACTTCAATCCTCTCCTGATAGCAGCTGGAATGCCGAACGCGCGTGACATATCCTGTTGTAGCTGTGGAGGTCGAGGGTGTGAAATGTCGAGCATTGTTGGACACGGGCGCGGGAAGTTCGTATGCATCTGCAGCACTGTTAAATCGAATATCCACGAGAAAACGTACCAAAGAAGTCAGGAAAATCGAGATGCTGTTAGGAACGTCAACCCGAGAAGTGGAACTGGTTACAATCGAGATTGCTGACGTCAACCCAAAATTCGCAATGCCTGTAGAAGTCACGAAAGTGGACAAAGGAGAattaattttccttgacaatCCGAATTACGAGGAAGCTATTGTCAAGAACCCACAATTGTCAGGAGTGGTTATGAATGATCGAGATAAGAAGAATCATCTTTCAGTACATCTTATTCTCGGTGCCGGAGAGtatgcaaaattaaaaactgagAGTGCACCGAAAATCGGGGAACCTGGTGAGCCTGTCGCCGAGCTAACGAAATTCGGTTGGATCATCATGTCACCGGGCAAGGAACCTCTGGACATAACAAACATGTTATTGACACAGACATCACACGTGGATTACGAGGAACTTTGCCGTGTAGATGTGCTCGGCCTGTCAGGCACGTCCACGAACGACCAGAGAAACGTGTACACCGAATTCGAAGAGCAGCTTACTCGAGATGAGGAAGGTTGGTACGAGACTGGTCTGCCCTGGCGCAGAAATCATCCAGTGTTACCGAACAACAGAGAGGGAAGTTTGACACGACTTGCAAGTTTAAACAGAAAACTCAAGTGCCAGAACCTTACATGTGCATATGAAGAGATCATTGAAGAACAAAGGGAAGCAGGCATAGTGGAGAAAGCAGACGGGCCTTGTGTTGGTGATCGGGAATTCTACATACCGCACAAGCCGGTTGTGCGAGGTACAGCAGAGTCAACAAAATTACGAATAGTCTACGATGCATCTGCGAGGGCTTTCGATGGTGCTCCTTCGCTGAATGATTGTTTGCATGCAGACCCGCCCCTTCAAAATAAACTTTGGAGCGTTCTCGTCAGAGGGCGTTTCAACCCTGTAGCTGTTTCTGGCGATCTCCAGAAAGCGTTCCTTCAAGCGAGAATTGAATCAAGACAACGAGAAGGAAAGGCCTATGTTCTGTTATATGCCTGCAGTCTTACAAGGGGGGTCTACCTGGATCTATTGCCTAGTTTGGAAACGGAAGAATGCCTGACGAGTCTGAAGAAGTTCATCGGAAGGCGGGGGAGACCGGAACGAATTTATTCCGACAATGGGAGAGCGTTTATTGGTATGGGCCGGTATTCGTAAAAtactaacaactcatacaccaccacagccatagcacgcatactacgaccttacaacattcgagttgcacacaaacccatcttcactttacgacgcttactcactaacgttaagggaaaagacaaaccaaaagacagaccaggagcagtttataagatccactgctccgactgccaggccatttgtatcggtgagaccggcggAAACTTAACCGcacgactaaccgaacacaaacgagcaacaaaaaagggtgacctcaacaataacattgccgaacaccacttaaaataagccacgctatcgactgggactctgctacgtgtttaacctacagtaccgactactatcaacgaattacactcgaaagctggtttactaacttagaagaaactgccctaaatcgttgtcaacctcttccagcaccttacaaacgtttagtcaataggaaacagtaacaccttgtttattattcattttacatcccatctatttgcataacctatctccgcacatgtcttcacagccaatcacatcacgcatttaccaacggctactctatctactgaccaaaCGAACGTATTTAGATGCAAGGTCTCGATATTTGTTGACTTCAGACCTAATTTCCTTCTTACACCGTCGGTAATGTAAGATCTTTGACTGCCGCTGTCGAGCAGAACCCGAACGGTCGTCGATTTGCTCTGATCTTCATTGGTTGCTACAGCTGTAGCGGTTTGCAACAAAACACACCCCTTGCTTTTCGACATGGCAGTTGTATTCTGTATGTGCCGTATTGACTCTCGTTGTGTTATTTGGGACTTGGGTCTCCG contains:
- the LOC141874659 gene encoding uncharacterized protein LOC141874659, yielding MLLGTSTREVELVTIEIADVNPKFAMPVEVTKVDKGELIFLDNPNYEEAIVKNPQLSGVVMNDRDKKNHLSVHLILGAGEYAKLKTESAPKIGEPGEPVAELTKFGWIIMSPGKEPLDITNMLLTQTSHVDYEELCRVDVLGLSGTSTNDQRNVYTEFEEQLTRDEEGWYETGLPWRRNHPVLPNNREGSLTRLASLNRKLKCQNLTCAYEEIIEEQREAGIVEKADGPCVGDREFYIPHKPVVRGTAESTKLRIVYDASARAFDGAPSLNDCLHADPPLQNKLWSVLVRGRFNPVAVSGDLQKAFLQARIESRQREGKAYVLLYACSLTRGVYLDLLPSLETEECLTSLKKFIGRRGRPERIYSDNGRAFIGMGRYS
- the LOC141874119 gene encoding uncharacterized protein LOC141874119 codes for the protein MGSPLGPLLANVFMCSIEETLEREGKMPTYYRRYVDDTLTIMPDKLSADNFLVTLNNCHSSLKFTMEIENDGMLPFLGIQLLNKSTQIQTKTYFKPTNTGLLLHYKSHVDDRYKRGLLKTMLDRAFRLSSNWSYFSEECDRLKIVFSRLDYPDKLVNSTITRFIADKASDQPTSRLPTATNMQDPVRLVLPFKDQASADIVRTQLNDLSQKIHKTIQPVFVSQKINQHLKFREAKPPLVNQQSLVYQFKCDLCDAGYVGFT